One window of Bacteroides sp. AN502(2024) genomic DNA carries:
- the purL gene encoding phosphoribosylformylglycinamidine synthase, whose translation MILFFRTPSRSVIAVESNHQLIPDESNKLCWLFGEAVMESEENLKGCFVGPRREMITPWSTNAVEITQNMGLEGISRIEEYFPVKDENADYDPMLQRMYKGLDPNVFTTNRQPEPLIYIEDLEVYNEQEGLALSKEEMDYLKKVEKDLGRKLTDSEVFGFAQINSEHCRHKIFGGTFIIDGVEQESSLFQMIKKTTQENPNKIISAYKDNVAFAEGPVVEQFAPADHSKPDFFQIKDIKSVISLKAETHNFPTTVEPFNGASTGTGGEIRDRMGGGKGSWPIAGTAVYMTSYPRTDEGREWEEILPVRKWLYQTPEQILIKASNGASDFGNKFGQPLICGSVLTFEHAENKEVYGYDKVIMLAGGVGYGTQRDCLKGTPEAGNKVVVIGGDNYRIGLGGGSVSSVDTGRYSSGIELNAVQRANAEMQKRANNVVRALCEEEVNPVVSIHDHGSAGHVNCLSELVEECGGLIDMSKLPIGDKTLSAKEIIANESQERMGLLIKEEAIEHVRKIAERERAPMYVVGETTGDHRFAFQQADGVRPFDLAVEQMFGSSPKTYMVDKTVERHYEMPKYELSKLHEYLTNVLQLEAVACKDWLTNKVDRSVTGKVARQQCQGELQLPLSDCGVVALDYRGEKGIATSIGHAPQAALADPAAGSILSVSEALTNLVWAPMAEGMDSISLSANWMWPCRSQEGENARLYTAVKALSDFCCALQINVPTGKDSLSMTQKYPNGEKVISPGTVIVSAGGEVSDVKKVVSPVLVNNEKTTLYHIDFSFDELKLGGSAFAQSLGKVGDEVPCVQDAEYFRDAFLAVQELVNKGLILAGHDISAGGLITTLLEMCFSNVEGGMEISLDKMKEEDIVKILFAENPGIVIQISDKHKDEVKKILEEAGVGYIKLGKPTDERHILVSKGGATYQFGIDYMRDVWYSSSYLLDRKQSMNGCAKARFENYKMQPVEFAFMPEFKGKLSQYGITPDRRTPSGICAAIIREKGTNGEREMAYSLYLAGFDVKDVTMTDLISGRETLEDVNMIVYCGGFSNSDVLGSAKGWAGAFLFNPKAKEALDKYYAREDTLSLGVCNGCQLMMELNLINPELKKKGKMLHNNSHKFESRFLGLTIPTNRSVMFGSLSGNKLGIWVAHGEGKFSLPYDEDKYNVVAKYSYDEYPGNPNGSDYSIAALASADGRHLAIMPHLERSIFPWQNGYYPADRKNSDQVTPWIEAFVNARKWVEAKMK comes from the coding sequence ATGATTCTTTTTTTCAGAACCCCTTCCAGGAGCGTGATTGCCGTAGAGAGCAACCATCAGCTCATCCCTGACGAAAGTAATAAACTCTGCTGGCTTTTTGGCGAAGCCGTGATGGAAAGTGAAGAAAACCTGAAAGGCTGTTTCGTTGGCCCGCGCCGCGAAATGATCACTCCTTGGAGTACAAACGCAGTAGAAATCACCCAGAACATGGGGCTCGAAGGCATCAGCCGCATCGAGGAATACTTCCCTGTTAAGGACGAAAACGCAGACTACGACCCAATGCTCCAACGCATGTATAAAGGACTCGACCCAAATGTATTCACGACAAACCGTCAGCCGGAACCGCTCATCTACATCGAAGATCTCGAAGTGTACAACGAACAAGAAGGCCTGGCTCTTTCTAAGGAAGAAATGGACTATCTGAAGAAGGTAGAAAAGGATCTCGGACGAAAACTGACTGACTCCGAAGTATTCGGTTTCGCCCAAATCAACTCCGAACACTGCCGCCACAAAATCTTCGGCGGAACGTTTATCATCGACGGTGTAGAACAGGAGTCTTCCCTGTTCCAGATGATTAAAAAGACGACGCAGGAAAATCCGAATAAAATCATCTCTGCTTATAAAGACAATGTAGCTTTTGCCGAAGGTCCGGTTGTTGAACAGTTTGCTCCGGCAGATCATTCAAAACCTGATTTTTTCCAGATAAAGGACATCAAGAGTGTAATCTCGCTGAAAGCGGAAACACATAACTTCCCGACTACCGTAGAACCATTCAACGGTGCTTCAACCGGTACCGGTGGTGAAATCCGCGACCGTATGGGGGGTGGTAAAGGTTCATGGCCGATTGCAGGTACTGCTGTCTACATGACTTCTTACCCGCGCACCGATGAAGGACGCGAATGGGAAGAAATTCTTCCGGTACGCAAATGGTTGTACCAGACTCCGGAACAGATTCTTATCAAAGCATCAAACGGTGCTTCCGACTTCGGTAACAAGTTCGGGCAGCCGCTGATCTGCGGTTCGGTACTGACTTTCGAACATGCGGAAAACAAGGAAGTTTATGGTTACGACAAAGTAATCATGCTTGCCGGCGGTGTAGGTTACGGCACACAACGTGACTGTCTGAAAGGCACACCGGAAGCAGGAAACAAAGTGGTAGTAATCGGTGGTGACAACTATCGTATTGGACTGGGTGGCGGTTCCGTATCTTCTGTTGATACCGGTCGTTACAGCAGCGGTATTGAGTTGAATGCCGTACAACGCGCTAACGCTGAAATGCAGAAACGTGCCAACAACGTGGTACGCGCTCTTTGTGAAGAAGAGGTGAATCCGGTGGTTTCCATCCATGACCACGGTTCTGCCGGACACGTAAACTGTCTGTCCGAACTCGTGGAAGAATGTGGTGGCTTGATCGACATGAGCAAATTGCCTATCGGTGACAAAACTTTGTCTGCCAAAGAAATCATCGCTAACGAGAGCCAGGAACGTATGGGTCTGTTGATTAAGGAAGAAGCCATCGAACATGTACGCAAGATTGCCGAACGCGAACGCGCTCCGATGTACGTAGTCGGTGAAACCACCGGCGATCATCGTTTCGCTTTCCAACAGGCTGACGGTGTACGTCCGTTTGATCTTGCCGTAGAACAGATGTTCGGCTCTTCTCCCAAGACATATATGGTAGACAAAACAGTGGAACGTCATTACGAAATGCCGAAATACGAATTGTCTAAGCTACACGAATATCTGACGAATGTATTACAGCTTGAAGCTGTTGCCTGCAAAGACTGGTTGACGAATAAGGTAGACCGTTCCGTAACAGGTAAAGTGGCTCGTCAGCAATGCCAGGGAGAACTTCAGTTGCCGTTGAGTGACTGTGGTGTCGTAGCACTTGACTACCGTGGCGAAAAAGGCATCGCTACTTCTATCGGACATGCTCCACAAGCAGCATTGGCTGATCCGGCCGCCGGTTCTATTCTTTCTGTATCCGAAGCACTGACTAATCTTGTCTGGGCTCCGATGGCGGAAGGCATGGACAGCATTTCTCTGTCTGCCAACTGGATGTGGCCTTGCCGTTCTCAAGAAGGTGAAAATGCGCGTCTATACACAGCAGTGAAAGCATTGAGCGATTTTTGTTGTGCACTGCAAATCAATGTTCCTACCGGAAAAGACTCTCTGTCTATGACACAGAAATATCCGAACGGTGAAAAAGTGATTTCTCCGGGAACTGTGATTGTTTCAGCCGGCGGTGAAGTTTCCGATGTGAAGAAAGTGGTATCCCCGGTATTGGTTAACAATGAAAAGACTACGCTTTATCATATTGACTTCAGTTTCGACGAACTGAAGTTAGGAGGTTCGGCTTTCGCACAATCTTTGGGTAAAGTGGGTGATGAAGTACCTTGCGTACAGGATGCCGAATATTTCCGTGACGCTTTCCTTGCTGTACAGGAACTTGTGAACAAAGGGTTGATTCTTGCAGGACATGATATTTCTGCCGGTGGTTTGATTACGACATTACTCGAAATGTGCTTCTCTAATGTAGAAGGCGGTATGGAAATCAGCCTCGACAAAATGAAGGAAGAAGATATCGTTAAGATTCTGTTTGCAGAAAATCCGGGTATCGTTATCCAGATCAGCGATAAACATAAAGATGAAGTGAAGAAGATTCTGGAAGAAGCGGGTGTAGGCTATATAAAGTTAGGTAAACCGACTGACGAACGCCACATTTTGGTATCTAAAGGCGGTGCTACTTATCAGTTTGGTATCGATTACATGCGTGATGTTTGGTACTCTTCTTCTTACCTGCTCGATCGCAAACAATCAATGAACGGTTGTGCTAAAGCACGTTTCGAAAATTATAAGATGCAACCTGTTGAATTCGCTTTCATGCCGGAATTCAAAGGTAAGCTTTCTCAATATGGTATCACTCCGGACCGTCGTACACCAAGCGGTATCTGTGCGGCTATCATCCGTGAGAAGGGTACAAACGGTGAGCGCGAAATGGCTTACTCGCTCTATTTGGCCGGTTTCGATGTAAAAGATGTTACGATGACCGACCTCATCAGCGGACGCGAAACATTGGAAGACGTAAACATGATCGTTTACTGTGGTGGTTTCTCTAACTCCGATGTACTGGGCTCTGCCAAAGGATGGGCAGGCGCCTTCTTGTTCAACCCGAAAGCTAAAGAGGCATTGGATAAATACTATGCACGCGAAGATACATTGTCATTAGGTGTCTGCAACGGTTGCCAGCTGATGATGGAACTCAACCTTATCAACCCGGAATTGAAGAAGAAAGGCAAGATGCTGCATAACAATTCGCACAAATTCGAATCACGCTTCCTCGGCCTTACTATCCCGACCAACCGCAGTGTGATGTTCGGCTCTTTGAGTGGAAACAAACTGGGCATCTGGGTAGCTCACGGAGAAGGAAAATTCTCTTTGCCGTATGATGAAGACAAATACAATGTAGTGGCGAAGTATAGCTATGACGAATATCCGGGCAACCCGAACGGTTCCGATTATTCTATCGCAGCACTGGCTAGCGCAGACGGACGTCACCTGGCTATCATGCCTCATCTGGAACGTTCGATCTTCCCATGGCAAAACGGTTATTATCCGGCTGACCGCAAGAATAGCGATCAGGTTACTCCATGGATAGAAGCGTTTGTTAATGCCCGCAAGTGGGTGGAAGCAAAAATGAAATAA